A section of the Nitrospirota bacterium genome encodes:
- a CDS encoding DUF1566 domain-containing protein, which translates to MAWPSPRFTNNGDGTVTDNLTGLMWTQDANLIASRDPFFDLDGTLGDGQVTWQHALDYVAKLNAEAYLGYTDWRLPNVIEDGSLFNAEQSNMPAWLNTQGFSNVQKFAYHVSSTSYSGIYAWHVEMWSGYRSYSGKGWDGFTVWPVRSGQSGGARLWETGQTTCSDSEGNVITCTGTGQDGEIKAGVSWPSPRFTVSGNCVIDNLTGLMWTKDARLPGTSKTWQQALDYANNLTLCGYTDWRLPDKDELMSLTDFSQYNPTLPAGHPFLNVNGLLAYWSSTSSAYYADNAFDFEMLGGTMFFNTKDKDFNVWPVRSGQVASVDLIVSILTTPWTTLPGQSILLSDTTKNQGTATAGDSTTKFYWSANAVLDNSDTLLGSRSVPSLAAGAISSGSTSVTVPSTLTCSGMTNFYIMSKADADGVVSESNETNNKRNRYIKVGPDMIIPLLTVPWNAGAGKTISIGDTTKNQGGCTSVASATKFYLSADNILDSGDTLLGSRSVPSLASGAASSGSTSVIIPSGTATGRYYIIAFSDADNVVAETFEGNNNKYRMITVP; encoded by the coding sequence GTGGCCTGGCCCAGTCCTCGTTTTACAAATAACGGTGATGGTACTGTAACCGACAACCTCACCGGCCTGATGTGGACACAGGATGCGAACCTAATAGCCAGTAGAGATCCATTTTTTGATTTAGATGGTACATTGGGTGATGGGCAAGTAACCTGGCAACATGCATTGGATTATGTTGCAAAGCTTAATGCAGAGGCATATCTTGGCTACACAGACTGGCGCCTGCCAAATGTCATTGAAGATGGTAGCCTGTTCAATGCAGAACAGTCTAATATGCCTGCTTGGCTGAACACGCAGGGATTCAGTAATGTGCAGAAGTTTGCATACCACGTGTCGTCTACTTCCTACTCGGGAATATATGCGTGGCATGTTGAAATGTGGTCTGGCTATCGTAGTTACTCCGGTAAGGGCTGGGATGGCTTCACAGTGTGGCCGGTACGTTCAGGACAGTCGGGGGGGGCACGGCTATGGGAGACAGGCCAGACGACCTGTTCTGATAGTGAAGGCAATGTGATTACCTGTACAGGGACAGGTCAGGATGGGGAGATAAAGGCGGGTGTATCATGGCCCAGTCCGAGGTTTACTGTCAGTGGGAACTGTGTAATTGACAATCTTACAGGCCTGATGTGGACAAAGGATGCAAGGTTACCTGGGACTTCAAAGACCTGGCAGCAGGCTTTGGACTATGCCAATAATCTAACTCTCTGTGGTTACACTGACTGGAGGCTTCCGGATAAAGATGAACTTATGAGCCTTACAGATTTTTCACAGTATAACCCAACCCTGCCAGCAGGACATCCTTTCCTGAATGTGAATGGGTTGTTGGCATACTGGTCATCTACTTCCTCCGCCTACTATGCGGATAATGCGTTTGATTTTGAAATGCTCGGTGGTACGATGTTTTTCAACACTAAGGACAAAGACTTTAATGTGTGGCCGGTACGTTCCGGACAGGTTGCTTCTGTTGACTTAATAGTCTCTATCCTCACAACCCCATGGACAACACTCCCAGGTCAGTCCATTCTGCTGTCTGATACTACCAAGAACCAGGGTACTGCTACTGCTGGTGACTCAACTACTAAGTTCTACTGGTCTGCCAATGCAGTTCTGGATAATAGTGATACCCTGCTTGGAAGCAGGTCTGTCCCATCCCTTGCCGCAGGTGCGATAAGTTCAGGGAGTACGTCCGTTACTGTTCCTTCGACCTTAACATGTTCAGGAATGACAAACTTCTACATCATGTCAAAGGCAGATGCGGATGGGGTCGTGTCGGAATCCAATGAGACCAATAATAAAAGAAACAGATATATCAAGGTAGGGCCTGACATGATTATTCCTTTGCTCACCGTCCCGTGGAATGCAGGTGCAGGTAAAACCATAAGTATAGGCGATACAACGAAGAATCAAGGCGGATGTACCTCAGTTGCTTCAGCTACAAAGTTTTACTTGTCTGCTGACAATATATTAGATTCAGGTGATACCCTGCTTGGAAGCAGGTCAGTGCCGTCCCTTGCCTCTGGTGCTGCAAGTTCGGGAAGCACTTCTGTAATAATCCCTTCCGGTACGGCAACCGGCAGATACTACATCATTGCTTTTTCAGATGCAGATAATGTTGTTGCTGAGACCTTTGAGGGCAACAATAATAAGTACAGGATGATTACTGTACCCTAA
- a CDS encoding type II toxin-antitoxin system mRNA interferase toxin, RelE/StbE family: MSYKDEYHLKIKSDLKKLDKSVAREIYNTHLDKIMIDPYNNERLHGDMESIFSYHFRKNKVDYRIAYSVDESKKVVYFLMMGKRESFYEILKRRLS; the protein is encoded by the coding sequence ATGTCTTATAAAGATGAATACCACTTAAAAATTAAGTCTGATCTGAAAAAGCTTGATAAATCAGTAGCAAGAGAAATATATAATACACATTTAGATAAAATCATGATTGACCCTTACAATAATGAAAGACTGCATGGAGACATGGAGAGTATTTTTAGCTATCATTTCAGAAAAAACAAAGTGGATTACAGAATTGCATATTCTGTTGATGAGTCCAAAAAAGTTGTTTATTTCCTGATGATGGGAAAAAGAGAAAGCTTTTATGAGATATTAAAAAGAAGGCTGTCATAA
- a CDS encoding UbiX family flavin prenyltransferase, with the protein MPSYVVAITGASGGIYGIRLLEFLSTCKFRVYLTITKAAWYILKEETGFYCEGNEAEINSYLCSYFKAEPDNLLYYNEENFFAPIASGSVHTDGMIVVPCSMKAAASIAAGLASNLVARAADVILKEKRKLIIVPRETPLNSIHLRNLLTLSEMGAHIIPAMPAFYNKPKSIDDIVNFIAGRILDSLNIENTLYQRWGNPTEP; encoded by the coding sequence ATGCCTTCTTATGTTGTTGCAATTACAGGTGCAAGTGGCGGGATTTATGGGATCAGACTGCTTGAATTTCTGTCCACATGCAAATTCAGGGTATATCTCACCATTACAAAGGCGGCATGGTATATCCTGAAAGAAGAGACAGGCTTCTATTGTGAGGGTAATGAGGCAGAGATTAATTCTTACTTATGCAGTTATTTTAAGGCAGAGCCGGATAATCTTCTTTACTATAACGAAGAGAATTTCTTTGCACCCATTGCCAGTGGTTCTGTTCATACAGACGGCATGATTGTGGTACCTTGCTCCATGAAGGCAGCGGCCTCAATAGCCGCCGGCCTTGCATCAAATCTTGTTGCCCGCGCCGCGGATGTTATTTTAAAAGAGAAACGCAAACTGATTATTGTACCCAGGGAAACACCATTAAACAGCATACATCTGCGTAATCTGCTTACCTTATCAGAAATGGGTGCTCACATAATACCCGCCATGCCCGCCTTCTATAACAAGCCCAAATCAATAGATGACATCGTAAACTTTATAGCAGGCCGGATACTGGATAGTTTGAATATTGAAAATACCCTGTATCAAAGATGGGGAAATCCGACTGAACCATAA
- a CDS encoding Uma2 family endonuclease, with translation MVTETIIHRFNIDTYHSMISAGILHEDDRVELIEGRIVDMTPIGTRHSACVNRINSFFNWKLQGRVIVSVQNPLLLLTEESEPEPDITILKNREDFYSYELPKSEDVLLIIEVSDTSVVYDREIKIPLYARANIQEVWMVNLPENSIEIYSSPVSGGYEFRRIAKNEQTLSPQNFPEISLTAKHILGL, from the coding sequence ATGGTAACAGAGACAATAATACATAGATTCAATATTGATACATATCACAGCATGATCTCCGCCGGGATACTGCATGAGGATGACAGGGTTGAGCTGATAGAAGGGAGGATTGTGGATATGACACCTATAGGTACAAGACATTCTGCCTGTGTAAATAGAATAAATAGCTTTTTTAACTGGAAACTTCAAGGGCGTGTAATAGTTAGTGTACAGAACCCGTTACTGTTATTGACGGAAGAATCAGAACCTGAACCTGATATTACTATACTGAAAAACAGAGAGGACTTCTACTCATACGAATTACCAAAGTCAGAAGATGTATTACTGATAATAGAGGTCTCAGATACCTCTGTAGTATATGATAGAGAGATAAAGATCCCCTTATATGCAAGGGCAAATATCCAGGAGGTATGGATGGTAAATCTTCCGGAAAACAGTATTGAAATATACTCATCGCCAGTATCCGGAGGCTATGAATTCAGGAGAATCGCAAAGAATGAGCAGACACTCTCGCCACAGAACTTCCCCGAAATAAGTCTGACAGCAAAACATATCCTTGGGTTATGA
- a CDS encoding DUF4926 domain-containing protein, with protein MIRELDSVVLTTDLPEYGLEQGDVGTVVLVHHVDKGYEVEFMTLEGETIAVTSLLPSQVRPIGHREIAHARMVEA; from the coding sequence ATGATAAGAGAACTTGATAGTGTAGTTCTGACGACTGACCTTCCGGAATATGGCTTAGAACAGGGGGACGTTGGTACTGTTGTCCTTGTACATCATGTTGATAAAGGGTACGAAGTAGAGTTTATGACTCTGGAAGGAGAAACCATCGCTGTAACCTCGCTTCTACCTTCACAGGTTCGTCCTATTGGTCATAGAGAGATTGCCCATGCACGTATGGTAGAAGCATAG